The following are encoded in a window of Telmatobacter sp. DSM 110680 genomic DNA:
- the rodA gene encoding rod shape-determining protein RodA, protein MRRIMSFRDFDWTLFGVISLLCTISVLEIYSATLHTKYVGFHTKQIYWILGGVVAMFLFSLIDYHKLIDWVPWAYGVCLVALVAVKLVGTKVLGARRWIKIGPMHFQPSEWVKLILILVVARYFANLGGKNLTWKEIFKAFALVGVPMLLVLAQPDMGTALTYTPVLIAGLFLGGINLKQATILTTAGLVLVVGAWNSGKVLKPYQKARLTGFINPDNDPKGAGYQVLQAKIAVGAGGIWGKGAEKGSQTQGAFIPIPHADFIFAAFSEEHGFVGAVFVLLLYFLILMRLIQNAQTAADLPGSLIIMGIVAVLTFQIAVNVGMVIGFMPVTGIPLPLMSYGGSSVLFTFLALGVVMNVRMRRFVN, encoded by the coding sequence ATGCGCCGCATCATGAGCTTCCGCGATTTCGACTGGACGCTGTTCGGGGTTATTTCGCTGCTCTGCACGATCTCCGTACTGGAGATCTACTCCGCAACGCTGCACACAAAGTATGTCGGGTTTCACACCAAGCAGATCTACTGGATACTCGGTGGCGTGGTGGCGATGTTCCTGTTCTCCCTGATCGACTATCACAAACTTATCGACTGGGTTCCATGGGCCTACGGTGTCTGCTTGGTTGCACTCGTAGCGGTGAAACTGGTGGGGACCAAGGTACTGGGCGCGCGGCGGTGGATCAAGATTGGGCCGATGCACTTTCAGCCTTCCGAATGGGTGAAGCTGATTCTTATCTTGGTGGTCGCGCGGTATTTTGCGAATCTCGGCGGCAAGAATCTTACGTGGAAGGAAATCTTCAAAGCGTTCGCGCTGGTAGGCGTTCCGATGCTGCTAGTGCTGGCACAACCAGACATGGGTACAGCACTTACCTACACGCCGGTGTTGATTGCCGGACTGTTTCTGGGCGGAATCAATCTGAAGCAGGCCACGATCTTAACAACGGCTGGTCTGGTGCTGGTGGTCGGAGCCTGGAATAGCGGCAAGGTGTTGAAGCCCTACCAGAAGGCTCGTTTGACAGGGTTTATCAATCCCGACAACGACCCCAAAGGAGCTGGGTACCAGGTGCTGCAGGCAAAAATAGCGGTGGGCGCCGGCGGTATATGGGGCAAGGGTGCAGAGAAGGGCTCGCAGACACAGGGGGCTTTCATTCCGATCCCGCATGCTGACTTCATCTTTGCCGCCTTCAGTGAAGAGCACGGGTTCGTGGGCGCGGTGTTTGTGCTGCTGCTATACTTCCTCATATTGATGCGTTTGATTCAAAACGCTCAAACAGCCGCAGACCTGCCTGGATCCCTGATTATTATGGGGATCGTGGCTGTGTTGACCTTCCAGATCGCGGTCAACGTTGGCATGGTCATTGGCTTTATGCCAGTCACCGGAATCCCTTTACCGTTAATGAGTTACGGCGGATCTTCGGTGTTATTTACATTCCTCGCGCTGGGCGTAGTCATGAACGTGCGCATGCGCCGGTTCGTAAATTAG